The sequence CGGCAGCGACACGTCCAGGTCCAGGTCCTCCATCTCGTCGAGCCCGCCGCCCAGGCGGTACGCGTCGACGTGGACCAAGGCGGGGCCCTGGACCAGCGAGGGGTGCACGCGGGCGATGACGAAGGTGGGCGAGGTGACCGCGCCGCGCACGCCGAGGCCCTCGCCCAGACCCCGCGTCAGGGTCGTCTTCCCGGCGCCCAGCTCGCCCGTGAGCATCACCAGGTCGCCGGGGGCCAGCACCTGGGCCAGTCTGCGGCCCAGATCCTGCATCTGTTCGGGGGAGGTGACGGTGAGCGTCACGGTGACGGCCTCGGGCGCGGCCCCGGCGGGGTCGGGAACGGTCGTCCCCACGGCCTCGGGAACGGCCTCAGCGGCCGGGCTGCTGTGCGGTGCTTCCATGTCCGCCAACGTTAGCGGCCGGCACCGTGCCGCTGCGGACGAGCAGGTCGGCCAGCCGGTCCGTGACGGTCTCCGGGTGCTCCAGCATCACCAGGTGCCCGGCGTCCGGCACGATCACCAGCTCGGCGTCGGGCAGGACGTCCGCGATCGCCTCGCTGTGCGAGCTGGGCGTGACCAGGTCCTGGTCCCCGGCCAGGATCAGCACGGGCACGTCCCGGAACCCGGGCAGCGCGCCGCTCTTGTCGTGCTCGGTGAACGCCGGGTAGAACTCGGCGACCACATCGATCGGGGTGGCCTCGATCAGTCGCTCCGCGAACCGGGCGACCGCCGGGTCCACGTCCTTCGAGCCGAACGAGTACCGCTTGATCAGCCCGGCGAAGAGGTCGGCGGTGGCCCGCCGCCCCCGCTCCACCAGCTCCGTCTGCGAGCCGAGGGCCCTCAGCACGCCCGGCAGCACCCGGCGCACCGCGTTCACGCCCGCCACCGGCAGCCCGAAGGTGACCTCGCCGAGCTTGCCGCTGGAGGTGCCGATCAGCGCGACGGCGGCGACCCGGTCCCGGATCAGGGCCGGGTACTGGTCGGCCAGCGCCATGATCGTCATGCCGCCCATGGAGTGCCCGGCCAGCACCACCGGGCCCTCGGGGGCCGCCGCGTCGATGACCGCCTTCAGGTCGCGGCCGAGCTGGTCGATGCCGAGCGGCACGCCGTCCGCCTGCGATCGCCCGCGCTCGGAGCGTCCGTGGCTGCGCTGGTCCCAGTAGACGGCGCGGACGAGGCCGCGCAGGGCGGCCCGCTGGAAGTGCCAGGAGTCCTGGCCCAGGCAGTAGCCGTGGCTGAAGACGACGGTGACCGGGGCGGGCGCCCTGCGCCCGAAGAGCCGGCGGCGGCGGGACCCGGACGCGCCCTCGTCGGCCGTCGTCGCGGCCTCCACCTCGTCGGTCTCGTAGTACAGCTCGGTGCCGTCGTCGGCGACGGCCCGGCCCGGCGTGCCGCGCAGCGAGCCGTAGGGGCCGGTCGCGTCCAGCGCCAGGCGGGCCTTCTTGCGCATGCCGCGCCCGACGGTGAGCCGCTCGACGGCGACCCCGGCCGCCGCGCCGGCGGCGAGCACCCCTATCGCGGCCCCGGCGATCCCGGCCCGCCGCCAGCCCGCCGCACCGGCCGCGTTCGCGGTGGCGGCCACCACGGCCTCCGCGCTGCTCTCGCTCACCGCGGCACGCCTCCGGCCGTCTCGTCGGGCGTCTCGTTCACGTGCACCCGGGGCACCCGGGCGCCGATGCGGGTGACGATCTCGTACGCGATGGTGCCCGCGGCCTCCGCCCAGTCCTGCGCGGTCGGCTCGCCCCGGTCGCCCGGCCCGAACAGGACCGCCTCCGCGCCCGCCTCGGGGCGGTCGCCGCCGAGGTCGACGACGAACTGGTCCATGGCGACCCGGCCCGCGACCGTGCGCACCTTCCCGCCGACCAGGACGGGCCCGCTGCCCGACGCGTGGCGCGGGACGCCGTCCGCGTAGCCGACGGGGATCAGGCCGAGGGTCGTGTCGGCGGGGGTCGTGTAGTGGTGGCCGTAGCTGACGCCGTGTCCGGCCGGGGCGTCCTTGACCAGGGCGACGGACGCGGAGAGCGTCATCACGGGGCGCAGCCCGAGCTCGGCGGAGGTGCCCAGCTCGGGAGCGGGCGAGATGCCGTACATCGCGATGCCGGTCCGGACGAGGTCGAAGTGCGCCTCGGGGATCGTGAGGGTGGCCGGGGAGTTGGCCATGTGCCGCACCTCGGGCTCCACGCCCTCCTTCTCGGCGTACGCCACCATGTCGCGGTAGACGTCGAGCTGGGCGGCGATCGAGGGGTGGCCCGGCTCGTCGGCGCAGGCGAAGTGGGACCAGAGTCCGGTGATCCGGAGGTGTCCGGCCCGTTCGGCGTCGCGGGCCGCGCCGACCAGTTCGGGCCAGTCGGCGGGCTGGCAGCCGCCCCGGCCGAGACCGGTGTCGGCCTTGAGCTGGACACGGGCCGGGCGGCCCGCGGACCGGGCGGCGGCGACGGCCTCGCGCAGCGCCCACATGGCGCCGGCCGACACGTCGATGCCGGCCTCGACCGCCTCGCGCCAGGGCCCGCCGGGTGTCCACAGCCAGCACATGATCCGGCCGTCGAGCCCGGCCGCCCGCAGGGCGAGCGCCTCGTGCGGGGTGGCGGTGCCGAGCCAGGTCGCCCCGGCCGCCCGCGCGGCTCGCGCGCAGGGCACCGCGCCGTGCCCGTACCCGTCGGACTTCACGACGGCCATGAGCTGCGCGCCGGCCGCCCGCTCGCGCAGAACGCGCACATTGGCGCGCAGCGCGGCGAGGTCGATCTCGGCACGGGCTCTCAGGGACGCTGTCTCGTTCATCGCGCCCAGTGTCTCAGAGGCGTCGGCCGCCTCCCCGGCAGCGCACGCCGGTATCCGGTCCTATGTACGTTTCATCACATGCTGGAGGTGGTCGACCAGCACGGGCACATGGCTGTCCCCGACGTCCTTGGCCGCCGTGATCAGGGTGACGGGCCCGCCGTCCCGCACGAGGCCCGCCAGCCGCTCGACCGCCTCGGTGTGCGCGGTGTCGTCCAGCTCGGCGCGGTAGCGCTCGACGAACTCCTCGCGCCGGTCCGCGCGGTCGTGGTGGTACCAGGTGCGCAGTGCGCCGGAGGGCGTCACGTCCTTGAGCCAGACGTCGACGGCGGCCCGTTCCCTGGACACGCCCCGGGGCCAGAGCCGGTCGACCAGCACACGGGTGCCGTCGGCTTCCTCGACCGGGTCGTGGACCCGGCGTACGCGTACGGGTTCGCTCACGTTCTCCACCGTCGCCCCGGCTCACCCCGCCCGCACGTCGCGCCAGGCGGCCGGGATGCCGTCGGCGACGTCCTGCGCGGAGACCGGGGCCCCGCCGGAACCGTGCCGGGCGGCGAGCCCGTGCAGGTAGGCGCCCACGGACGCGGCGTCACGCGGGGCGAGCCCGGCCGCGAGCAGGGATCCGGTGAGCCCGGAGAGGACGTCGCCGCTGCCCGCCGTGGCGAGCCAGGACGTGCCGGTCGGGTTGACCCGTACGGGGGTGTCGCGGGCTTCCGCGATCAGGGTGGTGGAGCCCTTCAGGAGCACGGTGGCGCGGTAGCGGGCGGCCAGTTCGCGCACGGCGGTGAGCCGGCCGGACTCGACCTCCTCACGGGCCGTCCCGAGCAGCGCGGCGGCCTCCCCGGCGTGCGGGGTGAGGACGGTGGGGGCGGTCCGGGTCCGGACGGTCCCGGCGTCCAGCAGCCGCAGCCCGTCCGCGTCGACGAGCACGGGCACGTCGGCGGCGAGCACGTCGGCCACGGCGGCCTCCGCCGCCCGCCCGTCCCCCAGCCCCGGCCCGACCACCCAGGCCTGCACCCGCCCGGCCTTCGACGGCGGCCCGGCGTGCACCAGGGTCTCGGGGAACCGGGCGATGACCGCGTCCGCGCCCGGTCCGACGTACCGTACGGCCCCGGCCCCGCCGCGCAGCGCGCCCGCGACGGCGAGGACGGCGGCGCCCGGGTAGCGCTCGGACCCGGCGACGACGCCGACGACGCCGCGCCGGTACTTGTCGCTCTCCGCGCCCGGCACCGGCAGCAGCGCGGCCACGTCCGCGTACTGGAGCGCCTCCAGGTCCGGCGGCTCGGGCAGCTCCGGGCCGAGCCCGATGTCCACCAGCCGCAGGGCGCCCGCGTGTTCGGCGGCCGGGTCGACCAGGAGACCCGGCTTGTACGTCCCGAAGGTGACGGTGGCGTCCGCCCGGACGGCCTCGCCGTGCACCTCCCCGGTGTCGGCCTCGACCCCGCTCGGCAGGTCGACGGAGATCACCGGCGTACGGTCCCGGGTCACCGCGTGGACCACCTCGGTGGCGTCCTCGCGCAGCCCGCCGCGCCCGCCGATCCCGGTGATGCCGTCCACGACGAGGTCGAGCGCGCCGAGCCCGTCCGGCCCGTCGACGACCTGTCCCCCGGCGGCGCGGAACGCGGCGAGGCCGCCGGGGTGGGCCCGGTCGGGGGCGAGCAGCAGGGCCCGCACGCCGGCGCCCCGGCGGGCCAGGCGGGCGCCCGCGTGGAGCGCGTCGCCGCCGTTGTCGCCGCTGCCGACGAGGAGCAGGACCCGGGACCCGTACACCCGCCCGTTGCGCCGCAGCAGGTCGCCGCAGGCGGCGGCGAGCCCGGCGGCGGCGCGCTGCATCAGGGCCCCCTCGGGCAGGCGTTGCATGAGGGCGGCCTCGGCGGCCCGTACGGTCTCCACGCTGTAGGCACGTCGCATGGGTCCAACCCTCCGCGATCACGGGGCCGGACGCCAGTGCCGCGGGGCGTGGCGGGCCGGGCGGGCCGCCCGGCGGTGCCGGGGCGTTCGCCCCGGGACCGCCGGCAGAGATCGGCGCGGCGGCGCACCGCGAGGGACGTGCCCGGGCACGGTCACCCCTCCGCGATGACCACCGCCGACGCCACCCCCGCGTCATGGCTGAGGGAGACGTGCCAGCCGCGTACGCCCAGCTCGGCGGCGCGGGCGGCGACCGTGCCGCTGACCCGCAGCCGGGGCTGCCCGCTCTCCTCGACCCAGACCTCCGCGTCGCTCCAGAGCAGCCCCTCCGGTGCGCCGAGCGCCTTGGCCAGGGCCTCCTTCGCGGCGAACCGGGCGGCGAGCGAGGCGATCCCGCGCCGTTCGCCGCTCGGCAGCGTCAGCTCGCTCCCGACGAAGAGCCGGTGGGCGAGCTGGGGCGTGCGCTCCAGCGCGACGCCGAAACGCTCGATCTCGGCCACGTCGATGCCGACCCCAATGATCACGGCCCCCACCCTCGTTCGCTCACTCGCTCACTCCACGGTCACGGACTTCGCCAGATTGCGCGGCTGGTCCACTTCGTTGCCGCGGGCCGTCGCGAGCTCGCAGGCGAAGACCTGGAGCGGCACGGTGGCGACCAGCGGCTGAAGAAGCGTAGGCGTTGCGGGGACGGTGATGAGGTGGTCGGCGTACGGGACGACGGCCTCGTCGCCCTCCTCGGCGACGACGATCGTGAGCGCGCCCCGGGCCCGGATCTCCTGGATGTTGGAGACGATCTTGTCGTGGAGCACGGAACGCCCGCGCGGTGAGGGGACGATGACGACGACGGGCAGGCCCTCCTCGATGAGCGCGATGGGCCCGTGCTTGAGCTCTCCGGCCGCGAACCCCTCGGCGTGCATGTAGGCGAGCTCCTTGAGCTTGAGCGCGCCTTCGAGGGCGACCGGGTAGCCGACGTGCCGCCCGACGAAGAGGACGGTGTCGTGGTGGGCGAGGGAGCGGGCCAGATCGCGGACCGGCTCCATCGTCGACAGGACGCTCCCCACCTCGTCGGAGATCGCGGAGAGCTGGCGCACGACCGTGCGGATCTCGTCGCCCCACTTGGTGCCGCGGACCTGGCCGAGGTAGAGGGCGACGAGGTAACAGGCCACGAGCTGGGTGAGGAAGGCCTTCGTGGAGGCGACGGCGACCTCGGGCCCGGCGTGGGTGTAGAGCACGGCGTCGGATTCCCTGGGGATCGTCGAGCCGTTGGTGTTGCAGATGGCCAGCACCTTCGCGCCCTGTTCGCGGGCGTGCCGCAGGGCCATCAGGGTGTCCATGGTCTCGCCGGACTGGGAGATGGCGACGACGAGGGTGCGCTGGTCGAGGATCGGGTCGCGGTAGCGGAACTCGCTGGCCAGCTCGGTCTCGCAGGGCAGCCGGGTCCAGTGCTCGATCGCGTACTTGGCGATCATCCCGGCGTGGAACGCGGTGCCGCAGGCGACGATGACGACCTTGTCGACCTCGCGCAGCTCGGCGGCCGGGATGCGGACCTCGTCCAGGTGGAGCGCGCCCTCGCCGTCGACCCGGCCAAGGAGGGTGTCGGCGACGGCCTGGGGCTGGTCGGCGATCTCCTTGAGCATGAAGGAGGCGTAGCCGCCCTTCTCGGCGGCGGAGGCGTCCCAGTCGACGTGGTACTCCCGCACGTCGGCGGGCTCCCCGTCGAACCCGGTGACGGTGACGCCCTCGGGGCCCAGCTCGACGACCTGGTCCTGGCCCAGCTCGATCGCGGAGCGGGTGTGGTCGATGAAGGCGGCGACGTCGGAGGCGAGGAACCACTCGTCCTGCCCGACGCCCACGACGAGCGGGGAGTTGCGCCGCGCACCGACGACGACGTCCGGCTGGTCCGCGTGGACGGCCACGAGGGTGAACGCCCCCTCCAGCCGCCGGCACACCTGCCGCATGGCGTCCGCGAGGTCCCCGCCCGCCGAGAACGCCTCGGCCAGCAGGTGCCCGACGACCTCCGTGTCGGTGTCCGACTCCAGGGCGTGCCCGCGCCCCGTCAGCTCGCGGCGCAGGGCCGCGAAGTTCTCGATGATCCCGTTGTGCACGACGGCGACCCGGCCCGCGTTGTCGAGGTGCGGGTGGGCGTTGACGTCGGTGGGCGCGCCGTGCGTCGCCCAGCGGGTGTGCCCGATCCCGGTCCGCCCGGCGGGCAGCGGCCGGTCCCCCAGCTCCTTCTCCAGATTGACGAGCTTGCCCGCCTTCTTCGCGGCGGCGAGTCCGCCGTCCGCGAGCACGGCGACGCCCGCCGAGTCGTAGCCCCGGTATTCGAGGCGCTTGAGTCCCGCGACGACGACGTCCTGCGCCGACTGCATACCGACATAACCCACGATTCCGCACATAGCGGCACCATAAGGCCGGAAGCGGCTCGCGGGGAGGAATACCGACGACACCGATCCCGTGAAGCGCTCGCCGGCGGGCAGCGGGAGCCGGACTCGCGTGTGCGCCGGATCGGCCATGCGGAGCAGCGCGGCTCCGGCTCGGGAGCCTTGCCTCCTCCGTGCGCGCGGCCGGGCGCGCGCACGGACCGTCCGGGCGTTCCCCGGCCCGTCCGCAAGCCGCCCGAACGGGCGGCTGGGGGTGCCTGTCCGGCCTCGTTAGTTTCGGGCGGGTCAACAGCATCCCGGCACAGGAGGAAGCGTGGAACGAAACACCCGAAGCAGCATCTACCGCCGACTGCGCAGACAGGGGTTCGTGACCTCGCTGGTCGCGCTTCTCGTGCTGCTCGTCCCGGCCGTGGCACACGCCGACAGCAACCCGAACGTCCGCTACACCTCGACCCCGTACAACGCGGCCATTCACGAGATCAGGGCGTCCTACAGCTGGAAGTGCCTGGACATCCGCGGCGGGTCCACCAACGTCGGGGCCGTGATCCAGACGTTCGACTGCAAGGGCCGGCACCATCAGCGCTTCTCCTTCTACCCGGTCGGCGGGGAGAACTTCGTGATCGCGACGTACGGCGGCGCCACCTGCCTGGGCACCGTGAACGCGAGCAAGGCCACCGGCGCCGGGGTCGTCCAGGCCACCGGCGGCGACTGCCTGACGCTGCGGTGGAAGGACCGGGGCGGCAACCACTGGGAGATGGTCGAGACCTTCACCGGCCAGTGCCTGCGTGACACGGGCCGGCGCAGCCAGGTCGTGCTGGGCGCGTGCGGCAGCACCGGTGAGCCCTGGCCGGACCTGTGGACGCCCCGGTTCGACCGCTACTTCGACTACACGAACTTCTTCTAGAAGCGGCGGAGCCCCACCAGGGGCCACGAGGCGGCTACACCGCCGCTGACAGGAGCCCCCTCGTCCGCATCCCCCGCCGGCGTCGCCCCGGGCCGCCCCGGCGGGGGATGCGGAGAAGCCGCCCGGCGGGCGGCAGGCCTTCCCGGGGGCTCGGTGCTCAGCCGCGGTCGAGGCCGTCCTCACGCACCCGCTGGGCCAGTTCGACCTTGGTGGACGCAGGCCGCCCTGCCGCCCGGTACTTGGCCTTGACCCGGCCGAGATAGTCCTTCGCGGTGTTCTGGGTGATGCCCGCTCGCCGTGCGGTCGCCTTGAGGGTCAGTCCGGAGGCGTACGCCAGCAGGACCTGCTTCTCCTTCGGCGCGAGCGGAGGACCCGGCCGCGGCGGCCCGGAGCGCCGCTGCGAGGGCTCCTGGGCGAGCAGGCCGAGCCAGCCGGTCAGGCGGTCCGCGTCGAAGACGTGGGTGGAGACCTCCGGGGGGCGGCCGCAGCGGTAGAAATCGTCCCTGATGCCGCCGTGGACGGTGAAGCCGAGGCCACGGACCAGCGCCTGGTAGTCGGGGTTGGCCGTGGAGACGATGAGGCGCCCGCTTCTCACGCCGTCGCGCAGGATGGAGCGCAGCACATGGGCACGGGCGGACGGGACCGGGCAGTGAGCCGCCCCCAGGAAGAGTCCGCCCCCCTGTAACGCCGCCGTGCTGTGCTGCTGGAGCAGCGGCTCCAGGCTGCCCTCCGTCCGCTGCTCGACGGGCAGCATGCAGGCGAGTCCGATGACCTTGCCGAGGGGGTCGGTCGCGACCCGGAATGCGCCGATGTCGTCTCCGGCCCAGCGCTCGGTCAGCCGGTCGCACCGGCGTTCGTCGAAGCCGCTGTGCACGGCCCACTGCCGCATCAGCGCCCCGATGGCGGCGGCGTCGCCGCCCTCGGCGCCGCGGATGCGGACGGGGCTGTCCCGGGCCGGGAACAACTCCCGGCGCAGCAGCGGATCACCACTGAGGAACAAGCCCTGCTCGGCGAGGTGGGAGCGGGGGCCGGGATCGTCGGTGGCAGCCATCCCCGCCAGCCGGTAGGCGCGTGCCCTGGTGCGGGTGCCGCGATGGGTCTGGGGCTTGCGCCACTGGAAGGAGAGCTCGAACAGTGCGCGGTAGGGCTCGGAGAGCCGCAGTCCCAGCCGGGTGCGCCGGACGATGCTCAGCGCCGCCAGCGCCGCGAACGCGTCAGGTCCGCCGCGCAACAGGTGCTCGTCACCCGATCCCACCGTGGCCAGTTGCCGCAGGGAGTGCTGCCATCGCCGGCCGGGCAGTTCTCGCGTCAGCCGGTCACCGACCTCGGCCGCCACGTGGTCGGCCACCGCGCCCGGGTCGCTGTCGCACGCGCCGGACTCCAGTGCCCGGCAGGCCACGTCGGCCAGGAGCGGGATGCCGCCCGCCAGGCGGATCACGAGAGCGCGCGCGCCGGGATCCAGTGCGGTGGCTCTCAGGCCGATCCTGGTGTCGCAGGCCGGCCCCAGAGCGATGGTCTCCGGGTCGAGTTCCCCCCACGACGGGTCTGCCACGAGAGGGATGCGGCTGATCACGACGACGGCAGGGCGCCCCACCGGACCGCCTGCCGCGCGGAGCGCCCTGTGGAGCGTCTCCCTGCGGCCCCGGCCGTCCGCGCCGTCCACGACCAGCAGGCGCACGGCGGAGTCGGACAGGGTCCGTGCCAGGAGTGTGAACGGGTCCGGGGCGTCCAGGTCCACCCAGGTGGCGTGGGGAAGGTCCGCTGCCAGGCGGCTCTTCCCCACGCCCGGCGGACCCGTCAGATTGACCAGCTTCTTTCTGGCCACAGCCTGTCGCAGCGCCCTCGTCGCGGCGACCAGAGGCATGCCCAAGACATCCACGAACGCCCCCTCGCAGCCGGCCCGGGTCCCCACCAGGCCGGCACGACTGTACCGAGCCCCGTCCCACCTGCCCAGGTCCCCGGCGGAGGCGGCCGCACAGCGTCGGGCGATCGTCTGTTGCTCGCACTGTGAGCCGTCCCGTCCCGGGGATCAGGCCGCAGGTGCACGCCTCACGGGCACGCCGGGCCACCGGTAACGCCGGGTGAGCGGTGACAGCGACCGGAGTCGCCGCCCGCCCGGCGGCCCGCAGGCCTGCGTACCGCCTGCGGCCGTGGCGGCGCCGGGCTCAGCAGCCCGCGGCTGCGGGCTGCTGAGCCCCGTCCCCTAGAGATCGTCTTCAAAGGTGATCAGGTGATGAGGGATCATGCTTGTCATGGTGCGTCGTCATGAGCTTTCGGATGCCGAGTGGGCTGTGCTGTCGCGGTTGCTGCCGAGTTCGGGGACTGCGGGGCGGCCTCGTTCGGACGACCGGCTGGTACTGAACGGCATCGTGTGGAAGCTGCGGACCGGATCAGCCTGGCGTGATGTGCCGGAACGTTATGGTTCCTGGCAGACCTTGTACACACGTTTTCGCAGGTGGGCGCTGGACGGGACGTTCTCGCGCATGCTGCGGGCCGTCCAGGCGGAGAAGGACGCGGCCGGGGACATCGACTGGCTGGTGTCGGTCGACTCCACCATAGTTCGGGCCCACCAGCATGCCGCCGGCGGCAAAAGGGGGCGGTCGACAGGGACGAAGCGGGTGATCACGCCCTCGGCCGATCCCGTGGTGGACTGAGCACGAAGGTCCACCTGGCCTGCGACGGGCGCGGCCGTCCTCTCGGCTTCGTCCTGTCGGGCGGCAACGCCAACGACTGCACCCGCCTCGAGAAGGTGATGGACTCGATCAGCGTGCCCAGAGTCGGGTCCGGGCGTCCACGCTCCCGGCCCGACCACGTGGTCGCCGACAAGGGCTACAGCTCTCGAAAGATCCGCGCCTACCTGCGACGACGCGGCATCCCCCACACGATCCCCGAACGCGCCGACCAGATCCTGGGCCGGCTGAACCGCAGCACACGCGGCGGACGGCCGCCCGGTTTCGACCGGTGCATATACCGCCGCCGCAACGTCGTCGAGCGCTGCTTCAACCGCCTCAAGCAGTGGCGCGGACTGGCCACCCGCTATGACAAAACCCGCGAGTCCTACCAGGCGGCCGTCACCATCGCCTCCATCATGCTCTGGATCTGACCTTTGAAGACGACCCCTAGCAGTACTGCGCCTCCTTGCCGATCGACCGGTACATGCAGTCCGCGTTCTCGATCAGTTGGAGCACCGCGTCCCGGTTGCGGGCGGTCTCGCGTTCGATGACCTCGTCGGGCGGGTAGAAGCCGCCGCCCCAGGAGGAGCTCGGGTACATCTCGAAGGTGTAGCCGAAGATGCGCTGCGAGCCCCACAGCCAGTCGTCGATCGACCCGTCGGTGATGTAGAGGTCACTGGACTGCTCGGCGGTGTAGCCGTTGCTCGCCGCCATCTTGCGGCCGACGGCCGCGAACGCGTTGCGGTCGTCGGCGGTCATGCCGGGGGCCGTGTCGCTGTACGTGTAGCCGAAGGGCCACAGCACCAGTTCGCTGTACGTGTGGAAGTCGATGGCCGCCGTGATCTGCTGCTTGCCGCCGACCACCCGGCTGCGGACGAAGTCCGCGACGACCTTGGTCTCGGGCGCGGACTCGGGGCCCGTACCGCGGTACGTCGCCGAGGACGGGCTGGAGGACGAGCCGCCGCAGCAGCCCCACTTGTAGGCCCAGTTGCGGTTCAGGTCGGTGCCGACCGCGCTGGAACCGGAGTTGGGCTGCCGGTTCTTGCGCCAGCTGCGGTACGAGCCGGAGGCGATGTCGTACTCGCCGCCGTCCGGGTTCATGTCCGGCACGATCCACAGCTCACGGCCGTTGACCGCCTGGGTGATCCGGGAGTCGGTGCCGTAGCCGGCGGCGAGCTCGCGGAGCAGGTAGAGCGACATCTCGACGGTCAGGTGCTCGCGGGCGTGCTGGTGCGCGGTGAACAGGACCTCGGGTTCGGCCTCGTCGGTGGCCACGTTGTCGCTGACCTTGACGGCGACGATGTCGCGGCCCTGGTAGGTCTTGCCGATCACGCGCTTGCTCATGATCGAGGGGTTCGCGGCGATGCGCGCGTCGATCTCGGCCGTCATCTCGGCGTAGTTGTGGTACCGGGAGTCGGCGGGCGGGAAGTCCTGGGCGCCGACGCCGTCCGCCGCGTGCGCGGGGGCGTCGGGCGCGGGCAGGGCCTCCAGGACATGGCCGCGAAGCCGGAGCTTCCTGGCCTGGGCGGCGTCCGCGGTGATGACGATGCCGTGGTCGTGCACCTCGTCGATCGAGACGCCCGCGCGGGCGATGTCGGTGCGGGCGGCGGGGGTGGTGCGCCCGGTGATCTCGTACTGGAGCACCCGCCCGTCGGCGGCGACGGCCGCGTTCGGGGCCGAGGGCTCGGCGGTGGCCACGGCGGTCGCGGGGGCCGCGAGGCCGAGGGCGAGGAGGACGGCGAGTACGGCGTTGCGCCGGGTCCTGGCCGGCCGGTTTCCCGGCCGGGACGTCCGTTCGGTGTCGGGTCGCATGCGGCAGTCTCCTGAGTCCGTCGGGGTGGGGGGTGGAGCTGTGCGACGGGCACAGAATGGAGGCATGTCATGAGCGGGTCAAGATAGGCATTCCGGCCATCCCGCCCGCCCGGCCGGGCGGGCGGGCGGCGCGCCGACATACCCCGCGATTGCGGAGGCAACGGCATTCCGGGGCCGGGGCGCAGTTTTCGGACCTCGGGAAAACTTCGTGACGCGATCGACGCCGATCTTCATACAACCTTTCCGTCGGCGTGTCGAAGATCACAGCGCCCTTTCTCCCATGTCGCTTATGCCGTACGCGACTTGCTTGCCTTCGGGTGCGGCAGCTGTTGGGCTGAGCTCACCTGGAAGGTGACAGCGGGGTACGAGCAGAGGGCTCGGGACACCTTCCGGTGATGCGAGGAGGGGTTTTGAGAAGGCGCGTACTGACGTCCGTCCTG is a genomic window of Streptomyces sp. YPW6 containing:
- a CDS encoding IS5 family transposase (programmed frameshift), whose translation is MVRRHELSDAEWAVLSRLLPSSGTAGRPRSDDRLVLNGIVWKLRTGSAWRDVPERYGSWQTLYTRFRRWALDGTFSRMLRAVQAEKDAAGDIDWLVSVDSTIVRAHQHAAGGKRGRSTGTKRGDHALGRSRGGLSTKVHLACDGRGRPLGFVLSGGNANDCTRLEKVMDSISVPRVGSGRPRSRPDHVVADKGYSSRKIRAYLRRRGIPHTIPERADQILGRLNRSTRGGRPPGFDRCIYRRRNVVERCFNRLKQWRGLATRYDKTRESYQAAVTIASIMLWI
- a CDS encoding M14 family metallopeptidase; this encodes MRPDTERTSRPGNRPARTRRNAVLAVLLALGLAAPATAVATAEPSAPNAAVAADGRVLQYEITGRTTPAARTDIARAGVSIDEVHDHGIVITADAAQARKLRLRGHVLEALPAPDAPAHAADGVGAQDFPPADSRYHNYAEMTAEIDARIAANPSIMSKRVIGKTYQGRDIVAVKVSDNVATDEAEPEVLFTAHQHAREHLTVEMSLYLLRELAAGYGTDSRITQAVNGRELWIVPDMNPDGGEYDIASGSYRSWRKNRQPNSGSSAVGTDLNRNWAYKWGCCGGSSSSPSSATYRGTGPESAPETKVVADFVRSRVVGGKQQITAAIDFHTYSELVLWPFGYTYSDTAPGMTADDRNAFAAVGRKMAASNGYTAEQSSDLYITDGSIDDWLWGSQRIFGYTFEMYPSSSWGGGFYPPDEVIERETARNRDAVLQLIENADCMYRSIGKEAQYC